A window from Methylocystis sp. MJC1 encodes these proteins:
- a CDS encoding sensor histidine kinase, protein MSEVTAEMIERGRGLDPQTATQKRRLGARVRQARERLTTSDTGYRGADLELLRAYAETRVSSAVSAVALILMMSFLALYWVPSQRIIIWLVLAFSSLILCYGTAKSLLGREDSKITVKEWRTKFVVTELVHGFVWAGVAATLLSVGDPNARTLVICMMLLSSAFNTMVTATIPAAVYAAILPASLASVVYIAIAARGAQTIAPLVAMVAASQVFFYVLAKRFHQLASESLFFRAEKNELIAELEQAKANSDEARRRAEEANLAKSRFLATMSHELRTPLNAILGFSEVLKNELFGPHSNPAYKEYSSDIHSSGQHLLMLINEILDLSRVEAGRYELKEESVSLVNLAQECRYLLTIRAQKRDIKLIEALEPSLPRIWADERAVRQVVLNLLTNAIKFTPQGGQVTLKVGWTSAGGQYVAIKDTGPGIPEAEIAVVMSSFGRGTLAQKNADEGTGLGLPIVKGLVELHGGQFMLKSKAREGTEAIVIFPPQRVMNALPKFETPAAQSAERRSAA, encoded by the coding sequence ATGAGTGAAGTCACCGCGGAAATGATCGAGCGCGGCCGCGGGCTCGATCCACAAACTGCGACGCAAAAGCGTCGGCTCGGCGCCCGCGTGCGCCAGGCGAGAGAACGTCTCACGACCTCCGACACCGGATATCGCGGGGCCGATCTCGAGCTGCTGCGGGCCTATGCCGAAACGCGCGTCAGTTCCGCCGTGTCGGCGGTGGCGCTCATTCTGATGATGTCCTTTCTGGCCCTTTATTGGGTCCCGAGCCAACGGATCATCATCTGGCTCGTTCTCGCCTTTTCGAGCCTCATCCTCTGCTACGGCACGGCCAAGAGCTTGCTCGGCCGGGAGGATTCCAAGATCACGGTCAAGGAGTGGCGCACCAAATTCGTCGTCACGGAGCTAGTTCATGGCTTCGTCTGGGCCGGCGTCGCGGCGACCCTCCTGAGCGTAGGCGACCCCAACGCCCGCACGCTCGTCATCTGCATGATGCTGCTCTCCTCCGCCTTCAACACAATGGTGACGGCGACGATTCCGGCGGCCGTTTACGCGGCGATTCTGCCGGCCTCGTTGGCGAGCGTCGTCTATATCGCCATTGCCGCGCGCGGCGCCCAGACCATCGCTCCTCTTGTCGCAATGGTGGCTGCGAGCCAGGTCTTTTTCTATGTTCTGGCCAAACGCTTTCACCAGCTCGCCTCCGAAAGCTTGTTCTTCCGCGCCGAAAAGAACGAGCTCATCGCCGAGCTGGAACAGGCCAAGGCAAATTCCGACGAAGCGCGCCGCCGGGCGGAAGAGGCCAATCTAGCGAAATCGCGTTTCCTGGCGACCATGAGCCATGAGCTGCGCACGCCGCTCAACGCGATCCTGGGCTTTTCCGAGGTGCTCAAAAACGAGCTTTTCGGCCCGCATTCCAATCCTGCCTATAAGGAATATTCCAGCGATATTCATTCGAGCGGCCAGCATCTTCTGATGCTGATCAATGAAATTCTGGATCTCTCGCGCGTGGAGGCGGGTCGCTACGAGTTGAAGGAGGAGAGCGTCTCGCTGGTAAACCTCGCGCAGGAGTGCCGCTATTTGTTGACGATCCGCGCCCAGAAGCGCGACATCAAATTGATCGAGGCGCTGGAGCCGAGCCTGCCGCGGATCTGGGCGGATGAACGCGCGGTGCGCCAGGTTGTTCTCAACCTTCTCACCAACGCCATCAAATTCACGCCGCAGGGCGGGCAGGTGACGCTGAAGGTGGGCTGGACCAGCGCCGGCGGGCAATATGTCGCCATCAAAGACACCGGACCCGGCATCCCGGAGGCGGAAATCGCCGTCGTCATGTCGTCCTTCGGGCGCGGCACCCTCGCGCAAAAGAACGCCGACGAGGGCACCGGACTCGGCCTGCCGATCGTCAAGGGGCTCGTCGAGCTGCATGGCGGCCAATTCATGCTAAAGTCCAAAGCGCGCGAGGGCACGGAGGCGATCGTGATCTTTCCGCCGCAGCGCGTGATGAACGCTCTGCCGAAATTCGAGACTCCGGCGGCCCAGAGCGCCGAGCGCCGTTCAGCGGCGTGA
- a CDS encoding glutathione S-transferase family protein, which yields MLLYDTALAPNSKRVRIFLAEKGISIPMRSVDLLALEQKGEDFRRINPMGAVPALALDDGEVLTESVAICRYIEWLHPEPPLLGRDGREQAFVEMWQRRMEFSLFLPVAMVFRHTHPKLAAMQQPQLPDYAASLRPRAIEVMRFLDGELSGRPYVAGDAFTVADITAFVAMGLTKLAGIEVPDDLLHLARWRQDVSARPSAAA from the coding sequence ATGCTTCTTTACGATACGGCGCTCGCCCCCAACTCCAAGAGGGTTCGGATTTTCCTCGCGGAGAAGGGGATTTCCATACCCATGCGCAGCGTCGATCTGCTCGCGCTCGAACAAAAAGGCGAGGATTTCAGGCGCATCAACCCGATGGGCGCCGTCCCGGCCCTCGCCCTCGACGACGGGGAAGTCCTTACTGAATCCGTCGCCATCTGCCGCTACATCGAGTGGCTCCATCCTGAGCCGCCGCTCCTCGGGCGCGACGGGCGCGAGCAGGCTTTCGTGGAGATGTGGCAAAGGCGCATGGAGTTTTCCCTCTTCCTGCCGGTGGCCATGGTTTTCCGCCATACCCACCCGAAGCTCGCGGCGATGCAGCAGCCCCAGCTCCCGGACTACGCCGCGTCACTGCGGCCGCGTGCGATCGAGGTCATGCGCTTCCTCGACGGCGAGCTGTCGGGGCGCCCCTATGTCGCAGGAGACGCGTTTACCGTCGCCGACATCACCGCCTTCGTCGCGATGGGGCTTACGAAGCTTGCGGGAATCGAGGTCCCGGACGACCTGCTCCACCTCGCCCGCTGGCGGCAAGACGTCTCGGCGCGTCCGAGCGCAGCGGCCTGA
- a CDS encoding uracil-DNA glycosylase family protein, producing MASGKRQRLEALAERIRACRHCAEAPAPLPHAPRPVLRVSPTARLLVASQAPGNLVNQTGIPFNDPSGERLRDWMGVDRDAFYDVSRIAIVPMGFCFPGNDAAGGDLPPRPECRKLWHDALFEVMPQIETVLAIGRYAQTYHFARLGHVLPKSAGVSQTVAGWRAFQGGKPLIFPLPHPSWRNTGWLKKNPWFEAEVLPALRAEVARLVGIPGKEP from the coding sequence ATGGCCTCAGGCAAGCGACAGCGGCTGGAGGCGCTTGCCGAGCGGATTCGCGCCTGCCGCCATTGCGCCGAGGCGCCGGCCCCCCTGCCCCATGCGCCCCGACCGGTCCTGCGGGTTTCGCCCACCGCGCGCCTGCTCGTCGCAAGCCAGGCGCCCGGCAATCTGGTCAATCAGACCGGCATTCCTTTCAACGACCCGTCCGGCGAGCGGCTGCGCGATTGGATGGGCGTCGACCGCGACGCTTTCTACGACGTCTCGCGCATCGCCATCGTCCCCATGGGGTTCTGCTTTCCCGGCAATGACGCCGCCGGCGGCGATCTGCCGCCGCGCCCCGAATGCCGCAAGCTGTGGCACGACGCGCTTTTCGAGGTGATGCCGCAGATCGAAACGGTGCTCGCCATCGGCCGCTATGCGCAGACCTACCACTTCGCCCGGCTCGGCCATGTGCTGCCGAAATCGGCCGGCGTCTCTCAGACCGTCGCCGGTTGGCGCGCGTTTCAGGGCGGAAAGCCGCTGATCTTCCCCCTGCCCCACCCCTCCTGGCGCAACACCGGCTGGCTCAAGAAAAATCCATGGTTCGAGGCGGAGGTCCTGCCGGCTCTGCGCGCCGAGGTCGCGCGGCTGGTCGGCATACCGGGAAAAGAGCCATGA
- the kdsA gene encoding 3-deoxy-8-phosphooctulonate synthase, which translates to MSIVAVGEGARQVSFGNDRPLALIAGPCALESREMALEVAAELALLSDRLGIGVVFKASFDKANRTSSDAPRGLGLEASLPILAEVKEKTGLPVTTDVHESWQCARVAEVVDLLQIPAFLCRQTDLIVAAARTGRPVNIKKGQFLAPWDMEYPAEKARAAGAAGVLLTERGTSFGYNALVADMRALPIMQETGAQVIFDATHSVQQPGGRGGSSGGDRRFVAALARAAVAVGVAGLFVETHPNPDAALSDSATQLPLRDLGPLVETLMGFDRLAKSFTASS; encoded by the coding sequence ATGAGCATCGTTGCTGTGGGAGAGGGCGCGCGCCAAGTCTCGTTCGGCAACGACCGGCCCTTGGCGCTGATCGCCGGGCCCTGCGCGCTGGAGAGCCGGGAAATGGCGCTCGAGGTCGCGGCGGAATTGGCGCTTCTGTCGGACCGGCTCGGGATCGGCGTGGTCTTCAAGGCCTCCTTCGACAAGGCCAATCGCACCAGCTCAGACGCCCCGCGCGGCCTGGGTCTCGAGGCCTCTCTGCCGATCCTCGCAGAGGTGAAGGAAAAGACCGGCCTTCCCGTCACCACCGACGTGCATGAAAGCTGGCAATGCGCCCGCGTCGCCGAGGTCGTCGATCTCCTGCAGATTCCGGCCTTCCTGTGCCGGCAGACCGATCTCATCGTCGCGGCGGCGCGGACCGGGCGACCGGTGAATATCAAGAAGGGCCAGTTTCTCGCGCCCTGGGATATGGAATATCCCGCGGAAAAGGCCCGCGCGGCGGGCGCCGCCGGCGTTCTCCTCACCGAGCGCGGAACGAGCTTCGGCTATAACGCGCTCGTCGCCGACATGCGCGCCCTTCCGATCATGCAGGAGACCGGCGCGCAGGTGATTTTCGACGCGACGCATAGCGTCCAGCAGCCTGGCGGGCGCGGCGGCTCCTCGGGGGGAGACAGGCGCTTCGTGGCCGCGCTGGCGCGGGCGGCGGTCGCCGTGGGCGTCGCAGGGCTGTTCGTGGAAACCCATCCAAATCCCGACGCCGCCCTCTCCGACAGCGCCACGCAGCTTCCGCTGCGCGACCTTGGGCCCTTGGTCGAAACGCTCATGGGCTTCGACCGCCTGGCCAAATCGTTCACGGCAAGTTCATGA
- the queF gene encoding preQ(1) synthase — protein sequence MTKTHEGALLLGEKAPLPASPDEAELDLVPNPHKDAAYLVRFTAPEFTSLCPVTGQPDFAHVVIDYVPGDWLVESKSLKLYLGSFRNHGAFHEDCTLRIARDLVGAMTPKWLRIGGYWYPRGGIPIDVFWQTGAPPEGLWLPDQGVPPYRGRG from the coding sequence ATGACCAAGACCCATGAAGGTGCGCTCCTCCTCGGTGAGAAAGCGCCGCTGCCCGCTTCGCCCGATGAGGCCGAGCTCGACCTCGTGCCCAATCCGCACAAGGACGCGGCCTATCTCGTGCGCTTCACCGCGCCGGAGTTCACCTCCCTCTGCCCGGTGACTGGCCAGCCCGACTTCGCCCATGTCGTGATCGATTATGTTCCGGGCGACTGGCTGGTCGAATCGAAGTCGCTTAAGCTCTATCTTGGGAGCTTCCGTAATCACGGCGCGTTTCACGAGGATTGCACGCTGCGCATCGCGCGCGATCTCGTCGGGGCGATGACGCCAAAATGGCTGCGCATCGGCGGCTATTGGTATCCGCGTGGCGGCATTCCGATCGACGTCTTCTGGCAGACCGGCGCGCCCCCGGAGGGGCTGTGGCTGCCGGATCAGGGCGTGCCGCCCTATCGCGGGCGCGGCTAG
- the eno gene encoding phosphopyruvate hydratase has product MTEIIDIHAREILDSRGNPTVEVDVTLEDGSSGRAAVPSGASTGAHEAVEKRDGDKSRYLGKGVLQAVDNVNDEIAGALLGLEAEDQIAIDQAMIKLDGTPNKSRLGANAILGVSLAVAKAAAEATALPLYRYIGGTQARVLPTPMMNIVNGGVHADNPIDFQEFMIMPTGADSVREGIRWGAEIFHTLKAALKKAGLSTSVGDEGGFAPNLPSAEAALDFIMKAIEDAGFKPGVDVHLASDCAATEFFKDGKYVYEGEGVTRTIDEQVAYLKKLAESYPIVSIEDGMAEDDWEGWKKLTDAIGSKVQLVGDDLFVTNVTRLSKGIKSGTANSILVKVNQIGSLTETIAAVDMAHRAGYTSVMSHRSGETEDSTIADLAVALNCGQIKTGSLARSDRTAKYNQLIRIEEELGEAAIYAGKSAIKQLA; this is encoded by the coding sequence ATGACCGAAATCATCGACATCCACGCCCGTGAAATTCTCGACTCGCGCGGGAATCCGACCGTTGAGGTCGATGTGACGCTGGAAGATGGGTCTTCCGGCCGCGCCGCCGTGCCCTCGGGCGCCTCCACCGGCGCCCATGAGGCCGTAGAAAAGCGCGACGGCGACAAGTCGCGCTACCTCGGCAAGGGCGTGCTGCAGGCGGTCGATAATGTGAACGACGAGATCGCCGGCGCGCTCCTTGGCCTCGAGGCCGAGGATCAGATCGCCATCGACCAGGCGATGATCAAGCTCGACGGCACGCCGAACAAGAGCCGCCTCGGCGCCAACGCCATTCTCGGCGTCTCGCTCGCCGTCGCCAAGGCCGCCGCCGAGGCCACCGCTTTGCCGCTCTACCGCTATATCGGCGGCACGCAGGCGCGCGTTCTGCCGACGCCGATGATGAACATCGTCAATGGCGGCGTCCACGCCGACAACCCCATCGACTTCCAGGAATTCATGATCATGCCGACGGGCGCGGACAGCGTGCGCGAAGGCATCCGCTGGGGCGCCGAGATTTTCCACACGCTTAAAGCTGCGTTGAAGAAGGCCGGCCTCAGCACCTCGGTGGGCGACGAAGGCGGCTTCGCGCCGAACCTCCCCTCCGCCGAGGCGGCGCTCGATTTCATCATGAAGGCCATCGAGGACGCGGGCTTCAAGCCCGGCGTCGACGTGCATCTTGCCTCGGACTGCGCGGCGACCGAGTTCTTCAAGGACGGCAAATATGTCTATGAAGGCGAGGGCGTGACCCGCACGATCGACGAGCAGGTCGCCTATCTCAAGAAGCTCGCCGAAAGCTATCCCATCGTCTCCATCGAGGACGGCATGGCCGAGGACGATTGGGAGGGCTGGAAGAAGCTTACCGACGCCATCGGAAGCAAGGTACAGCTCGTCGGAGACGATCTCTTCGTGACCAACGTCACCCGCCTCTCGAAGGGCATCAAGAGCGGCACGGCCAATTCGATCCTGGTGAAGGTCAATCAGATCGGCTCGCTCACCGAGACGATCGCGGCCGTCGATATGGCGCATCGCGCCGGCTACACCAGCGTGATGTCGCATCGCTCGGGCGAGACCGAGGATTCGACGATCGCCGATCTCGCCGTCGCGCTGAACTGCGGCCAGATCAAAACCGGCTCGCTCGCCCGCTCCGACCGCACCGCCAAATACAACCAGCTCATCCGCATCGAGGAGGAGCTGGGCGAGGCGGCGATCTACGCCGGCAAGAGCGCGATCAAGCAGCTGGCCTGA
- a CDS encoding valine--tRNA ligase has product MEKTFDPRSIESRIRTTWEDAQVFRAGRPERAAAKPYSIVIPPPNVTGSLHMGHALNNTLQDILVRYHRMKGLDVLWQPGTDHAGIATQMVVERQLMERQEPGRREMGREKFLERVWEWKAESGGKIVEQLKRIGASCDWSRERFTLDEGLSRAVAKVFVQLFRDGLLYKDKRLVNWDPVLHTAISDLEVLQQEVKGHLWRFKYPVVDDAGKETGDYIVVATTRPETMLGDTAVAVHPEDERYKALVGKRLRLPLVGRFIPVVADEYSDPEKGTGAVKITPAHDFNDFEVGKRHGLRLINVLDAQARMTLAANAEFHEGVEPSEELAATVAALDGHDRFDARKRVVEMIEERGLLDGIDDHKHMVPHGDRSNAVLEPRLTDQWYVDAKTLAQPALAAVRDGRTSFVPKNWEKTYFDWLENIQPWCVSRQLWWGHRIPAWYDADGNVYVEESEEAAHAAARARTGENVALTRDEDVLDTWFSSALWPFSTLGWPDETPELARFYPTNVLVTGFDIIFFWVARMMMMGLHFKKEIPFHDVYIHALVRDEKGAKMSKSKGNVIDPLQLIDEYGADALRFTLAAMAAQGRDIKLSTQRVEGYRNFATKLWNASRFAEMNGCARVSGYDPRANKVTLNRWIVTEAARTVRDVSAAIDAYRFNDAAGAAYRFVWNVFCDWYVELTKPLLTGPDGAEKDETRATTAFVLDQIYALLHPFMPFITEELWAIKGAEGPARDSLLVLAQWPSLEGLEDAEAESEIGWVVDLISEVRSLRAEMNLNVETELLLIGADAGLQARATRWEETIRKLARQSKIGFADAAPKSSAQIIVRGGVVAIPLEGVIDLGAEKARLAKEIGKLEGEVKKVDAKLANPGFLAKADEDVIEEHKERRDEAQARIEKLSAAMGRLG; this is encoded by the coding sequence ATGGAAAAAACCTTCGATCCCCGCTCCATCGAGAGCCGCATCCGCACCACCTGGGAAGACGCGCAGGTCTTCCGCGCCGGGCGGCCCGAGCGCGCCGCCGCCAAGCCCTATTCCATCGTCATTCCGCCGCCCAACGTCACCGGCAGCCTGCATATGGGCCATGCGCTCAACAATACGCTGCAGGACATTCTCGTGCGCTATCACCGCATGAAGGGCCTCGACGTGCTGTGGCAGCCGGGCACGGATCACGCCGGCATCGCCACGCAAATGGTGGTCGAGCGCCAGCTCATGGAGCGCCAGGAGCCCGGCCGCCGCGAGATGGGCCGCGAGAAATTCCTCGAGCGCGTCTGGGAGTGGAAGGCGGAATCCGGCGGCAAGATCGTCGAGCAGTTGAAGCGCATTGGCGCCTCCTGCGACTGGTCGCGCGAGCGCTTCACGCTCGATGAGGGCCTATCGCGCGCGGTGGCGAAGGTTTTCGTGCAGCTCTTTCGCGACGGGCTGCTTTATAAGGACAAGCGCCTCGTCAATTGGGACCCGGTGCTGCACACCGCGATCTCCGATCTCGAAGTGTTGCAGCAGGAAGTGAAGGGTCACCTGTGGCGCTTCAAATATCCGGTCGTGGACGACGCCGGCAAAGAGACCGGCGATTACATCGTCGTCGCGACGACGCGCCCTGAGACCATGCTCGGCGACACGGCGGTGGCCGTGCATCCAGAGGACGAACGCTACAAGGCGCTCGTCGGCAAGAGGTTGCGCCTGCCGCTCGTCGGCCGCTTCATCCCGGTTGTTGCGGACGAATATTCCGACCCCGAAAAGGGCACGGGCGCGGTGAAGATCACCCCTGCGCATGACTTCAACGACTTCGAAGTCGGCAAGCGGCATGGGCTGCGGCTCATCAATGTGCTCGATGCGCAAGCGCGCATGACGCTCGCCGCCAACGCCGAATTCCACGAAGGCGTCGAACCCTCCGAGGAACTCGCGGCGACCGTCGCCGCGCTCGACGGCCATGACCGTTTCGATGCGCGCAAGCGCGTCGTGGAGATGATAGAGGAGCGCGGCCTTCTCGACGGCATCGACGACCACAAGCATATGGTTCCGCATGGCGACCGCTCCAACGCCGTGCTGGAGCCGCGCCTCACCGACCAATGGTACGTCGACGCGAAAACGCTGGCGCAGCCGGCGCTCGCCGCCGTGCGCGACGGCCGCACGAGCTTCGTACCGAAGAATTGGGAAAAGACCTATTTCGATTGGCTCGAAAACATCCAGCCATGGTGCGTGTCGCGCCAGCTCTGGTGGGGCCATCGCATCCCCGCGTGGTACGACGCCGACGGCAATGTCTATGTCGAGGAGAGCGAAGAAGCGGCCCATGCCGCCGCCCGCGCGCGCACCGGCGAGAATGTGGCCCTCACGCGCGACGAGGACGTGCTCGACACCTGGTTCTCCTCCGCGCTCTGGCCCTTCTCGACGCTCGGCTGGCCGGATGAGACGCCGGAGCTCGCCCGCTTTTATCCGACGAATGTGCTGGTCACGGGCTTCGACATCATCTTCTTCTGGGTCGCCCGCATGATGATGATGGGCCTGCACTTCAAAAAGGAGATTCCCTTCCACGACGTCTATATCCACGCCCTCGTCCGCGACGAGAAGGGCGCGAAGATGTCGAAATCGAAGGGCAATGTCATCGATCCGCTGCAGCTCATCGACGAATATGGCGCCGACGCCTTGCGCTTCACGCTCGCCGCCATGGCGGCGCAGGGGCGCGACATCAAGCTCTCGACGCAGCGCGTCGAAGGCTACCGCAATTTCGCGACCAAGCTCTGGAACGCCTCGCGCTTCGCCGAGATGAACGGCTGCGCGCGCGTCTCGGGCTATGACCCGCGCGCCAATAAGGTGACGCTCAACCGCTGGATCGTCACGGAAGCGGCGCGCACGGTGCGCGATGTCTCGGCCGCGATCGACGCCTATCGCTTCAACGACGCGGCGGGCGCGGCCTATCGCTTTGTCTGGAACGTCTTCTGCGACTGGTATGTGGAGCTGACGAAGCCGCTCCTCACCGGCCCCGACGGCGCCGAGAAAGATGAAACGCGGGCGACCACCGCCTTCGTGCTCGACCAGATTTACGCCCTGCTGCATCCCTTCATGCCCTTCATCACCGAGGAGCTGTGGGCGATCAAGGGCGCGGAAGGCCCCGCGCGCGACAGCCTGCTCGTTCTCGCGCAATGGCCGTCGCTCGAAGGCCTGGAGGACGCCGAGGCCGAGAGCGAAATCGGCTGGGTGGTGGACCTGATCTCGGAAGTCCGCTCGCTGCGCGCCGAGATGAACCTGAACGTTGAAACCGAGCTTCTGCTCATCGGCGCCGACGCCGGCCTTCAGGCGCGCGCGACGCGTTGGGAGGAGACGATCCGCAAGCTGGCGCGCCAGTCGAAGATCGGCTTTGCCGACGCCGCGCCGAAGTCGTCGGCGCAGATCATCGTGCGCGGGGGCGTCGTCGCCATTCCGCTCGAAGGCGTGATCGACCTCGGCGCGGAGAAGGCGCGCCTCGCCAAGGAAATCGGCAAGCTCGAAGGCGAGGTGAAGAAGGTCGACGCCAAGCTCGCCAACCCGGGCTTCCTCGCCAAGGCGGACGAAGACGTGATCGAGGAGCACAAGGAGCGCCGCGACGAGGCGCAGGCGCGCATCGAGAAGCTGTCGGCGGCGATGGGGCGGTTGGGGTAA